The following coding sequences are from one Gigantopelta aegis isolate Gae_Host chromosome 15, Gae_host_genome, whole genome shotgun sequence window:
- the LOC121389638 gene encoding uncharacterized protein LOC121389638, whose translation MERQGLSFDAEFQSLVGGLHRQVNTMNYKTRFPETNIYLADKQKTEADAMLNDITHGIRQLKVTVRHHQEAVSTPSINTKQNKMEEFMASFETPTVIETDSKATTTKKKPKQTTTTTPSTSGIKTRLTTLTELAKDIAQQEEESRYMRDLVSMVDLIDDLTCTVAFAFAMDRRFSRPTAHQTESDGFRSSPTSEMSRSLSPTEESDVMDGCP comes from the exons ATGGAGAGACAAGGCCTTTCGTTTGATGCAGAGTTCCAGTCGCTCGTTGGTGGTCTACACAGACAGGTGAATACCATGAACTATAAAACTCGTTTTCCGGAAACCAATATTTACCTTGCGGACAAACAGAAAACAGAAGCTGATGCCATGTTAAAtg ATATAACGCATGGTATCAGGCAGCTGAAAGTTACAGTTCGGCACCATCAAGAAGCAGTTTCTACTCCCAGCATtaataccaaacaaaacaaaatggaagaATTCATGGCATCCTTTGAGACCCCAACAGTAATAGAAACGGATTCTAAA GCAACCACAACAAAGAAAAAGCCGAAGCAGACGACCACGACAACACCATCGACATCTGGGATCAAGACTCGCTTAACAACGCTGACTGAATTGGCCAAAGATATTGCGCAACAGGAGGAAGAATCCCGCTATATGAGGGATCTGGTCTCCATGGTTGATCTTATCGATGATCTCACCTGCACTGTGGCCTTTGCGTTCGCCATGGACAG GAGATTCAGCAGACCCACAGCCCATCAGACGGAGTCGGACGGTTTTCGCTCTTCGCCTACGTCGGAGATGTCAAGATCATTATCCCCAACTGAAGAATCAGATGTGATGGACGGGTGTCCATAA